TTTCTcgataaatgtaaaaaaaaaaaaaaaaaaagagggagtAAAGTGTGAAATTCATCGATGACAAGTAGATAAATAcgaaaaaaaacatatttactcaataaatatacaaattccAATATTGTTTACTATTAAGATCGagttgttttaattttttaaaaatcatatgaaaaaattgaaagaaatagaTGCATTCgattaactttttaaaaaatcaccTCCACATTTGATTCCTCTCAAAATTAACCTCAAATACACTTTAAGTTGCTCTTGCTAAAAAAACAATTCGAACTAAAGTAGATAATTGGATAAGATAAAGAGATTGGATTCAAGCTCAAATCTCAATTGTTAGACTTAAGTACGTTTAGTTCCGACTTACTTAACACCCATAGAAACTCTATAATTAAGATATTATCCTCCGTTTTAGGTCTAAAGTTGTAAAAACTTTAAAGCTTTTAAAACCTACCGACTGAATCTCTAGAGATGAACATAATTCAGGCCGAGGAACTAGAATACTAACTTAAGCATCGTAGTATGTTCGACTCAGCACCATATCGGTGCACACATATCAACTCGAAAAACGAGACCAAACTAAAATATCGAAGCGACGAATAAACATGTATTACGAATTTTCAACACCGACAATATCTTATATGTTTCAATATATCCGATTCACTCTGTTATCACATAAACCTTTATAGAAAACCAACATAGAGGAGTGCAATAATTTAGGAACAAACCCAAGTGATAGAACAAATTAAAGCAATTGTTTGAACATAACTTTGCAAACACAAACACTTTGTTAGGGATGGCAATAGCAAAAACATATATCATTTTCACAAAAGGGACCAGAAAATAATAATGGGGACTGGGTGGGGCTCCAACATCACAAAATCGTAAACCCAAAAAAGcaaatatttaaaacaaaaacgtGTCTCAATTGTAGTGGATGGCCTCTGTTTAGAAGAATCTCTAAACCAAATTTCaattcctttccttttttttttttttttttttttcttttcaatttcgTACCATTTTCAACACTCAGCCACACAACATATACACCACAGTACTCTCTCTTCTCTCCCTCCTCCCTCCTCTCCTCCTCCTCCCTCCTCCTTCCTTCTTCCATCAATTATTTAACCTCTCCGCCCTGTCGCCACCGCTGCACCTCCCCCAAAGCCATGGCTGCTAGTTTGAGCTTTGTTATGGGTATCATTGGTgagttctttcttctttctctcttttgttACTAGTTTTTCCCTTTGTTTCTttgggatatatatatatatatgttgatgGGGTTTGTGGTATGTAATTCTGGATGCAGGGAATGTGATTTCTATTCTGGTTTTTGCTTCTCCCATGTgagtttcattgtttttcttcttcattttcagTAATCTTGGCTTTTTCATCTTTAGTTTTTATGGTAGTTTGTTCAACATACTTGAATTTTATGGATAAAGCATAGGTTTTTGAGCAAAAAAAGTGGGTTTGACGGTTGATAAAGGAGAAATTTATAGTTCAAAtcattgaaatatatatataatataattttttttatatatgtttaaatCTTATCCTACAAATTATTGAACTTAGAAAATAAACTTTGCAAAtttaattctaattttttttggaTTTGTGTGTATAGGTCATTGAAGTTAAAAAGGTAGGCAAGAAATCTTAAAAACTTTTATGTATTTTAAGCTTTGTTTAGTATCTATATTATAGGCCGGTTAGGATtgatttttttccaaaaatttatttttatttaaatactcTTGTTAAAgaaattgatatattttttttttgtttttaatttttgaaaacttgAATTTCTTATTTATTAAAACAATGAAACCAAATTTTAGAGGGttttactgttttttttttttttttttttttttttaatttttgaaaagtaGAACTTTTTATCTTGTCTTTTTGTCGGTGACAAAATTCAAAAGTTTGTTAGGCTATAAAGTAAAATTACGTTAGAGTAGAAGGAATTGAAGTTTGCTAATAAATGGGgcattaattatttattttggtttattcattttatttttattttatttgtagagactattatttttttttattttgggttgCTCCTACTTTTCCCACTTTCAAAAGTTTGGCTCAAAATATAAAACTCTTTTTGTTAGGGGACAATTTGGTAGttatgtttttaatttattttcttgtttCCAATTATAGATTTCactttttcaatatatatatatatatatatatatatatatatatatatatatataatttatttgatttatatattttctaaaaaattattttaaataacaacaATTTCAAAATATCATAATCTATTTGTACTACCTAAGATATATTACTATTTATGTCTACGATGGttcattttaaatataatgaggtattttgtaagtattttagtttgtttttttatatataaaaagtaaTGATCTACTCATTTTGTAATGATTTAGTTCTCAAAACTTTAATATGTAACTATTAGTCCTCGACGTAtgaaaaatatatcaaaatagttagatgttaaattttattattcCGTAACTTAGACtttgtattttataaaaatgtGAAGTTTCTAATATACATCAATTTTATTTAGGTAATAAATCTTATTAAATCTTAATACTAATTAATgcaataaaaactaaattattgcACATTCCAAGGTATTTAAGagacaaaattgttaaaaattaaaattaaaaagtcaaacgttttctatttttagtttttgaaaactaagtCTATTTCTTAACCGAAGtataaaaagataataataataataataacttgggtAAAAAAATAGATGTCAAAACAAGTGATTTAGAAAGGAAAGATATGCgtttataagtttaattttaaaaaacaaacaaacaaaaacaaaatggttaccAAACGAGACCTAAATTGTTCCTTCTATAGAAGTATAGGAACTAAACGAAGTCATGTGAAAGTAAAAGAAGATACTAATTTTGTGTATTGCATggggattattattatatgaaagGAAAACATTTATAGGAATagtgaagaagaaatcaacagAGAATTACAAAGGGATACCATATGTGACAACATTACTAAGCACAAGCTTATGGACATTTTATGGGATCTTGAAGCCTGGTGGCTTACTTGTTGCCACTGTCAATGCTGCTGGTGTTCTTTTTCAGCTCTCCTATGTCACTCTCTTCATCACCTTTGCCCCCAAACAAAAGAAggtcactctctctctctctctcattgcCATTTATTTCTTAAATTACATTCTCGGTTTCATTCAAATTTCGACTCATCTTAAGCATATGTTTGgtggaaggaaagaaaaatgattAGCTTTACTAAATACTGTGATTCATAACTTATAAACTCCTTATACTGCGAGTCATCTACGACTAGACAATTTCACTTTTTACTTCAAATGTTTTCTTAATTACTTGAAGTTAATCTTATATTATTTCCATTTTTGCCCTTTGTACTTAGGTGTTAGTTTGGTTTTCTCAATTTAGTTCTTATAAACTCAATTTTAAACCTACCATATGATCCCGACTTTacaaaaaattaataatcacactctttttatctatatatatatatatagtttcttCTTTTAGACGATAGAAATTAACATCGTcccttaaaattttaaaattattgcaTCAAATTATTTGATGTATGGATAAAAGATCAAAATTGATCTaacaaaaagataaatttgagaaaaaaatcttatcttcaaatcaacaacataatcacaatatttattctttttttatttttttatgtgtagagaagaaagaaggcaaacaaatagaaagaaaagTGTTACTTAGGAAAGACATTGATTGCCAAACGCTTTTCATTTCTTCTAAAACAACCAAACACTTGTCAACAATCTATTTCATCATACTTTATTTAATGACGTattaaatagtaataataaatgTGAGTTAGTTTTCGTGTGACATTATCCATATTTGAGCTAAATTTGCAATTAGTTTTGTTAAAAACATATCAATTTTGGACCCTAAAATTTACATATTGCAATTTTAACTCTCAATTCCCAACCactagttaaaaaaaaaaagtaaaaatctTCATAAATTCAttcattttattaaattaaagttctgctaaaaaaaattagaacaaTTAACAAAgtacataattaaaaaaaaggttcttttttaatttattataaagATTTAATCGATACATTTTAGATggatatttgtaaatatattaaatatattcaaaataattaagtatataacaacactttaaaaaaaattacaaatatatcaatttgtcaaaatctatcactACTATGTAACAATTGTTGGTTTATGACTAataaactttgctatatttgtaattttttaaagtatTGCTACctacttaataattattttaaaatttattatccATTATGACTATCTTTAACTTGTTATTCatgtatatattaaaaaatattaataatttaagaattaaataattaatttgaaattttttccCTTTGAGGAGACACAAACCTTGATATCATACGTTAATTTCTATTCCAATTGAAATCTCAACTTGGCAAGGAGGTTGgcatttgatttttaattttatgttctgAATAACTAACTTATAATCATTACTTTCATTTGAATCTcaattttctaatatttttcCATTGTGTTTGGAGGAAATGATGCATGAAAATGGATGATCTTGAATGCAACAAAAGGTAAAATTTAATTATGGAATTCATAGAGGATAATCGAAGCTTGATTTTGTGAATAATTTTAGGTGACAACAATGAAGATGGTTGGTTTATTCAATGTTGTGTTCTATGGAAGTGTAATTGGTGCAACTCTTTTGGTCATGCATGGATCCTTGAGACTCACCTTTGTTGGAATCATCTGTGCTGCTTTAACCATTGGCATGTATGCTTCCCCTCTAGCTGCCATGGTAATTATCATCCTAACTCTTTGTTATTCCGTTTACATTTTCATGTTAGTAAAAATGTCGAGATCAGTCGATCtcttaaaattatatattattatgacttataaaaaaacaaaatccatcctaattttttttttaatatttatagataagttaaatatatatattaaagtgaGTTAATAGAGGTGACATTCTTACCGTTTCTATAATTGTTAGCatcaaataagaaaaaataggattaaatattattagttttgatgAAAAAAATGTCTATAATCATTTTCATCCTTTTATTCttaaaaattctaaaatttttatttcttgtttACTCGTGGTTCAATTTTAGAATATTAAAAATAGGAAGacattaatatttaaatataagttagatattaatgaaaatatatatatatatatatatatatatatatatatatatatatatatgatgtttTTCCTTTATACATCGTTGACGACAAATTTTTGTCAAGGTAAATGTACCTGATCTACACGTGACATGGTAAAATTGTTCTTTGGGGAAAATATTGTCttgcaaaacaaaaaagaatattgTACGCGAGTGTTATGCTCACCATATATATGGGCTTAGATGTCTAAGTTAGTTGAGGGACTAATCAGGAGAGTAAATGTTCCACACGAGAATTAGCTTACCTTCTTTGGGAGCTTTCCTCCTTATATAACTCACAACGCTTCATCTTCCGCTTCCTTTTTGCATTAGGTATATCCGAGTcaattattcttttattctttggTCTCCTAGTTGGACCACTCCCGACCTCAATTCATCAAATGCTCCTCCTTTGCTCGAGCCTAGTTAATTGGGCTTCAACCCGTGCTAACTCTTTCCCTCTAGTCTTGTTCCGTTATGAATTTCATTACTCTGCCCACTTTTCGTTTCCACTAGCCTAGTCCTTTACCACTTTTGCCCTCTATCTTAAAATCATCCTTAACATGTACTAAGTAGCTTCAAAATAGAGATTTACAAAACAAACATATTATATACCATTCGATGCAAATGATATATTTCAACCTAGAATGGATCAAGAGactaaaagaaaaacaatacaATTGAAATACATTATTATAGTTGAAATTGTATATGGTTATTCAATTATGTAACAATAagaatttttgttggttatggTTAATTGAAACAGAAAAATGTGATAAGGACAAAGAGTGTGGAGTATATGCCATTTTTCCTCTCATTCTTCCTCTTCCTTAACGCTGGTATTTGGTCTGCCTATGCTGTTCTTGTCAAGGACATCTATATTGGGGTAAACTTCTATTttaatccatttttttttctttttaattacgAAAGTATGGTTTAAATTTATTTCATCTCTCacattttcaaaatctttttattttatccataattttaaaatattcattttagTACTTGATAACTAGAATGGAATGTTGTGTTGGGTTAAAAGACTGTTTTAACCTGACTTATAATAGTTATTGTTTGAAATACAGGTTTAGCATGAATTATAATAGGATGTTGTTCTGGAGATGATGATGAAAGAGAAATAGAGGAAGGGAGGGAGaaattgaaaagtaaaaaataagtttttttttttttaattgcttTTTTATTCTAACTTAATCAGTAAGGACTATTTTTAAGCTTTATTCAAACTTCGGGACCAAATTGAACGTTTCAAAGTATAAGGACTAAAATAGAATAATCATCAAAGTACAAAGAccaaaaatgatattttaatagttATAGACACCGATTTTTTTATAGTTGGAGCCCCAAACATGGAGTGAGCTATAATAATCAACTCCATCATCGTAAACGAtcctttaatttttaatatctCTATTTTAGTTCATGAATTTGAGTAaagatatttaaaatatattagtGACTAAAAGAACCCTACGTAGACTCGCTCCAAATGatatatttcattttgtttaggTACCAAATGGAATAGGGTTTGTATTGGGGTTGGCCCAATTGATTCTGTACGGAATATACAAGAACAAGTCAAAGTCAACAAAATCAACGGAGATGATGGAGGAAGAAGGATCAGCTCATTTGGTAGAGATGGGAATGAACGGTGGCGATGATCATCAGAAAAACAGAAGTATAATCAAAGGGTTAAGCCTTCCAAAGCCAACATTAGATAGACAGTATAGTGTCAAGAATATTTTAAGGTCACTCTCTTATGGTCCATACGATTTCCACTCTACTGGACCCTTAGATGAGAACGATGAGGTGGAAGATGGAAAATTTTGATTTCGATTTCTTCTTACAAGAAGTATAATTACCAGACTTGAATGTACTATTTATATATTAAGAATCTGTTTGGCAATCTATGTTAGTATAAGGTTTTACGATTATGAAAAGTTTACTTCGAATGAAGTTGGTACATATGCTT
The sequence above is drawn from the Cucumis melo cultivar AY chromosome 2, USDA_Cmelo_AY_1.0, whole genome shotgun sequence genome and encodes:
- the LOC103503134 gene encoding bidirectional sugar transporter SWEET16-like isoform X2; the protein is MAASLSFVMGIIGNVISILVFASPMKTFIGIVKKKSTENYKGIPYVTTLLSTSLWTFYGILKPGGLLVATVNAAGVLFQLSYVTLFITFAPKQKKVTTMKMVGLFNVVFYGSVIGATLLVMHGSLRLTFVGIICAALTIGMYASPLAAMVPNGIGFVLGLAQLILYGIYKNKSKSTKSTEMMEEEGSAHLVEMGMNGGDDHQKNRSIIKGLSLPKPTLDRQYSVKNILRSLSYGPYDFHSTGPLDENDEVEDGKF
- the LOC103503134 gene encoding bidirectional sugar transporter SWEET16-like isoform X1 — encoded protein: MAASLSFVMGIIGNVISILVFASPMKTFIGIVKKKSTENYKGIPYVTTLLSTSLWTFYGILKPGGLLVATVNAAGVLFQLSYVTLFITFAPKQKKVTTMKMVGLFNVVFYGSVIGATLLVMHGSLRLTFVGIICAALTIGMYASPLAAMKNVIRTKSVEYMPFFLSFFLFLNAGIWSAYAVLVKDIYIGVPNGIGFVLGLAQLILYGIYKNKSKSTKSTEMMEEEGSAHLVEMGMNGGDDHQKNRSIIKGLSLPKPTLDRQYSVKNILRSLSYGPYDFHSTGPLDENDEVEDGKF